The following are encoded together in the Candidatus Rokuibacteriota bacterium genome:
- a CDS encoding beta-propeller fold lactonase family protein produces the protein MRGAWGILAVLLLAACNVAGPPLPAGPRPGEGRVSLYLNGPAAAPLEITFELTSIGALIDDGLPAPLRAAPRRIASLEVVERQILLAEAFLPQGRYRKLALGITKARVRQEGRWVDLSTPPEGVRIDTDFEIRRGEATALFMTWDVGRSIEREAFFRPAFALEGRGQELRRVLAYVSNEGSDTVSVIDRSLDRVVAVLAVGRAPRGLAVTRDTSRAFVVNSGESTLGVIDVNSNRVIHTTNLEVGAGASDAVITPDGRTLYVTNTALNSVSAIDAQSFQTVRAVPVGLRPAGLALIPPRAGLLVANGGSNTVSLIDTSRNAVAATIPVDFQPSNLAVDATGGQAFVPHLGSPRLSVVSLSALRSVRTVTVGVAAAVLPEGEVGGTRLLIARPREARVSLFDVGLNAEVDSIAVGEEPRYLALEPDREKLYVVNRGSDTVTVIDRFSRRVRATIQVGKRPYAIVLVP, from the coding sequence GTGAGAGGGGCGTGGGGGATCCTCGCCGTGCTCCTCCTCGCGGCCTGCAACGTCGCCGGCCCGCCCCTGCCCGCCGGACCACGCCCCGGCGAGGGGCGCGTGTCGCTCTACCTCAACGGGCCGGCCGCCGCCCCCCTGGAGATCACCTTCGAGCTGACCTCGATCGGCGCCCTGATCGACGACGGGCTCCCCGCTCCCCTTCGCGCCGCCCCGCGCCGGATCGCCTCGCTGGAGGTGGTCGAGCGCCAGATCCTGCTCGCCGAGGCTTTCCTCCCCCAGGGCCGCTACCGGAAGCTCGCGCTGGGTATCACGAAGGCGAGGGTGCGTCAGGAGGGCAGGTGGGTGGACCTCTCCACGCCGCCCGAGGGGGTCCGGATCGACACCGACTTCGAGATCCGGCGCGGCGAGGCCACCGCCCTCTTCATGACCTGGGACGTGGGGCGCAGCATCGAGCGGGAAGCCTTCTTCCGCCCTGCCTTCGCGCTGGAGGGCAGGGGGCAGGAGCTGCGGCGCGTTCTCGCCTACGTGAGCAACGAGGGCTCCGACACCGTCTCGGTGATCGACCGCTCGCTGGACCGCGTCGTCGCCGTGCTGGCCGTGGGGCGGGCCCCCCGCGGGCTCGCCGTCACCCGCGACACCTCCCGGGCCTTCGTCGTCAACTCGGGCGAGAGCACGCTGGGGGTCATCGACGTCAACAGCAACCGCGTGATCCACACGACGAACCTGGAGGTGGGGGCCGGCGCCTCCGATGCGGTGATCACCCCGGACGGGCGGACGCTCTACGTGACGAACACGGCGCTCAACAGCGTGTCCGCCATCGACGCCCAGAGCTTCCAGACCGTCAGGGCCGTGCCCGTCGGGCTCAGGCCTGCGGGGCTGGCCCTGATCCCGCCGCGCGCCGGGCTCCTGGTGGCCAATGGCGGATCCAACACGGTCTCGCTGATCGACACGTCGCGCAACGCCGTGGCGGCGACCATCCCCGTGGACTTCCAGCCGTCCAACCTGGCGGTGGACGCGACAGGCGGCCAGGCATTCGTGCCTCACCTGGGCTCTCCGCGCCTCTCCGTCGTGTCGCTGAGCGCCTTGCGTTCCGTGAGGACGGTCACGGTGGGTGTGGCGGCTGCCGTGCTCCCCGAGGGCGAAGTCGGGGGGACCCGGCTCCTGATCGCCAGGCCGCGCGAGGCGCGCGTGTCCCTCTTCGACGTCGGGCTCAACGCCGAGGTGGACTCCATCGCCGTGGGCGAGGAGCCCCGCTATCTCGCCCTGGAGCCCGACCGGGAGAAGCTCTACGTGGTGAACCGGGGCTCGGACACGGTCACGGTCATCGATCGCTTCTCGCGCCGGGTGCGCGCCACGATCCAGGTGGGCAAGCGCCCGTACGCGATCGTCCTCGTCCCGTGA
- a CDS encoding cytochrome c3 family protein → MSPRIAPLLAVSVLGGALLATPGSMHGRGGVYNQTRHADPVTGVLRISDWARGDCGQCHAPHDGSAPTAFALFAPNTNGLCYTSGCHSGNSANAIYQGPGSYDASTHATRSGMVWPGADATLDAAAPRARPAGDWGKCVNCHDVHGYNMDGAGLIPSLAVSREERLCLVCHDGSPAARNIKAEVNKAARHPVASSGRHSAAEAGTPGAYGAGPPDRRHAECVDCHNPHYARAGSPTPATTSYPIMGVGRISVLNGPAGSTPAFTYVPASSVTPPVAEYQLCFKCHSSWTSLPVGARDTAVEFNTNNESFHPVEGAGRNTTAAMTASLSGGTGTPRLTTSSTIWCSDCHNSDAIPTTVSTLSGYSGAVPKGPHGSNVGSADVNLSRKILRANYRVTLLPSNAAYSASNFTLCFICHASAPFADASKRSRPDTNFRLHGYHMTDIAGESGGVAGSLDTPGNGRAGQGNAVCKECHYTLHGTRLTYHEANRSYSRLVSFSPSISGPGGTGAPSWTGKSCSLRCHGKAHSPKTY, encoded by the coding sequence GTGAGCCCCCGCATCGCGCCCCTTCTCGCCGTCTCCGTGCTGGGGGGCGCGCTTCTCGCCACGCCCGGCTCGATGCACGGCCGCGGCGGCGTGTACAACCAGACGCGGCACGCCGATCCCGTCACCGGCGTCTTGCGGATCTCGGACTGGGCCCGGGGGGACTGCGGCCAGTGTCATGCCCCCCACGACGGCAGCGCGCCGACCGCCTTCGCCCTCTTCGCCCCGAACACGAACGGGCTCTGCTACACCTCGGGCTGCCACTCCGGGAACTCGGCGAATGCCATCTACCAGGGCCCGGGGAGCTACGACGCCTCCACGCACGCGACCCGGAGCGGCATGGTGTGGCCTGGAGCGGATGCCACCCTGGATGCCGCGGCGCCGCGCGCGCGCCCCGCGGGCGACTGGGGCAAGTGCGTGAACTGCCACGACGTGCACGGCTACAACATGGACGGCGCGGGGCTGATCCCGAGCCTCGCGGTGTCCCGCGAGGAGAGGCTCTGCCTCGTCTGCCACGACGGCTCGCCGGCTGCCAGGAACATCAAGGCCGAGGTGAACAAGGCCGCCAGGCACCCCGTCGCCTCCTCCGGCAGACACAGCGCCGCCGAAGCCGGGACGCCTGGCGCGTACGGGGCCGGGCCCCCGGACCGCCGCCACGCCGAGTGCGTGGACTGCCACAACCCCCACTACGCGCGGGCTGGTTCCCCGACCCCGGCCACGACGTCCTATCCGATCATGGGGGTGGGGCGCATCTCCGTGCTGAACGGCCCCGCCGGGAGCACGCCTGCCTTCACGTATGTCCCGGCCTCCAGCGTCACGCCGCCGGTGGCCGAGTACCAGCTCTGCTTCAAGTGCCACTCATCGTGGACCAGCCTGCCGGTCGGGGCCCGGGACACGGCCGTGGAGTTCAACACGAACAACGAGTCGTTCCACCCGGTCGAGGGAGCGGGCAGGAACACGACGGCCGCCATGACGGCAAGCCTCAGCGGCGGCACCGGCACCCCGCGCCTCACCACCTCGAGCACGATCTGGTGCAGCGACTGTCACAACAGCGACGCCATCCCCACCACCGTCAGCACGCTGTCGGGCTATTCCGGGGCGGTTCCCAAGGGGCCCCATGGATCGAATGTCGGCTCGGCCGATGTGAACCTGAGCCGGAAGATCCTCCGGGCGAACTACCGCGTGACCCTGCTGCCGAGCAACGCCGCCTACAGCGCGAGCAACTTCACGCTGTGCTTCATCTGCCACGCCTCGGCTCCCTTCGCGGACGCCAGCAAGCGCAGCCGGCCGGACACGAATTTCCGCCTCCACGGCTATCACATGACGGACATCGCGGGGGAGTCCGGTGGCGTCGCGGGCAGCCTCGACACGCCGGGCAACGGGAGGGCGGGTCAGGGCAATGCCGTCTGCAAGGAGTGCCACTACACGCTGCACGGCACCAGGCTCACCTATCACGAGGCCAACCGGAGCTACAGCCGGCTGGTGAGCTTCTCGCCGAGCATCTCGGGTCCCGGGGGAACCGGGGCGCCCTCCTGGACCGGCAAGAGCTGCAGCCTCAGATGCCACGGCAAGGCCCACTCTCCCAAGACGTACTGA
- a CDS encoding DUF799 family lipoprotein: MRWPGAFALVTLAALGGGAAASAQEPAVLALLPFENVSGHVAGARVIMPILERALADSGYRALGPGQLEPFLARQRIRNTGQLSRTHLAALRRELGVARALVGSVAIFNDSAENPQWGLSARILATDSGAILWAASAGLTGDDFTIALGLGTITSAERLAAETVKALLRDLPGAGEPLRLPPGRAPLLPRLFGVKAAFRSPVLDSDPPKRVAVLPFENVSDRKGAARIVADVLTTVLARRGRFEVVEPGTVSEALVAVGAAPYGTIDLDTLGALRQRLEVDAIILGTVFSYSEGLKKAATTSPEVALDARMLDAHSGRILWVAERARAGEDSRIALHFGTIRAMVPLVFRVVSEMLGTL, translated from the coding sequence ATGCGGTGGCCGGGCGCGTTCGCGCTCGTCACGCTGGCCGCGCTGGGGGGAGGGGCTGCGGCCAGCGCCCAGGAGCCGGCGGTGCTGGCGCTGCTGCCCTTCGAGAACGTGAGCGGGCATGTGGCCGGCGCGCGGGTGATCATGCCGATCCTGGAGCGGGCGCTGGCCGACAGCGGGTACCGGGCGCTGGGCCCGGGGCAGCTGGAGCCCTTCCTCGCGCGCCAGCGGATCAGGAACACCGGCCAGCTCAGCCGGACCCATCTGGCCGCCCTCCGCCGCGAGCTCGGGGTGGCCCGGGCGCTGGTCGGGTCGGTGGCGATCTTCAACGACTCGGCCGAGAACCCCCAGTGGGGGCTCTCCGCGCGGATCCTGGCGACGGACTCGGGGGCCATCCTCTGGGCGGCCAGTGCGGGGCTCACCGGGGACGACTTCACCATCGCGCTCGGGCTCGGCACCATCACCTCGGCGGAGCGGCTGGCGGCCGAGACGGTGAAGGCGCTCCTGCGCGACCTCCCGGGCGCGGGTGAGCCCCTGCGGCTGCCGCCGGGCCGGGCGCCGCTGCTGCCTCGGCTGTTCGGCGTCAAGGCCGCTTTCCGCAGCCCGGTGCTGGACTCCGATCCTCCGAAGCGTGTCGCTGTGCTGCCCTTCGAGAACGTCTCCGACCGGAAGGGAGCCGCGCGGATCGTCGCCGACGTCCTCACCACCGTCCTCGCCCGGCGCGGGCGCTTCGAAGTCGTGGAGCCGGGCACGGTGAGCGAGGCGCTCGTCGCCGTCGGTGCCGCGCCCTACGGGACCATCGACCTCGACACGCTGGGCGCCCTGCGCCAGCGGCTCGAGGTGGACGCCATCATCCTGGGGACGGTCTTCAGCTACAGCGAGGGACTCAAGAAGGCGGCGACGACCTCACCGGAGGTCGCGCTCGACGCCCGGATGCTGGACGCGCACAGCGGCCGCATCCTCTGGGTCGCGGAGCGGGCGCGGGCCGGCGAGGATTCCCGCATCGCGCTTCACTTCGGCACGATCCGAGCCATGGTGCCGCTGGTCTTCCGGGTCGTCAGCGAGATGCTCGGGACGCTGTGA
- a CDS encoding peptidylprolyl isomerase, with product MRHALFATLVVTLAACARPSPSDLILARVNGEAITAAQLDEGFTANHQGHGVLLAGRGAVRDFLEQVIDRRLLVQEARRIGGEEQPDIQKWRAALRAKRAGEGLFRAEVTNKVVVREEQVAAVYSQLGERFSARHILVSSREGAEQAFARIKAGEEFGEVARQLSRAATANRGGDLGIVQWGRLDPTLEKALWALGPGDTSEPFESEEGWNLLHVTDRTSEELPKLGEARSRIRATLVQRLTRAGAGALFRRLMTQSGAVIDEAPLVAALVAAPGAGSAPTAVVVDAAGERITVDRALKLVNVEAARKLPPDRMRRQARGVLEAEVFRILLEKEGLARGYGDTPAVLRELDEGTDEAIFEHLLGSVVLARVQVGDAEIEAYYRSHAKEYTEPEAIQISALLVEGEDEAQEVLRELRGGAELGALARRRSKDPSTAASGGEIPGWLTRGKLDPAVEAVAFSLRREGTLGVAKVSAGYFVVRLERRRPERVKPLDEVREAARTAALRQRSREAVKGWVTKLRQASTIDVDDAAIDRAIASYEASAAERARKAEEMERAHGGRAAPKR from the coding sequence ATGCGCCACGCCCTTTTCGCGACGCTGGTGGTGACCCTCGCTGCCTGCGCGCGGCCGTCTCCCTCCGACCTGATCCTCGCCAGGGTCAACGGCGAGGCGATCACTGCCGCACAGCTGGACGAGGGTTTCACCGCGAACCACCAGGGCCATGGCGTGTTGCTGGCGGGACGCGGCGCGGTGCGCGACTTCCTCGAGCAGGTCATCGACAGGCGGCTCCTCGTCCAGGAGGCGCGGCGCATCGGCGGAGAGGAGCAGCCGGACATCCAGAAGTGGCGGGCTGCGCTGCGGGCCAAGCGCGCCGGGGAGGGACTGTTCAGGGCCGAGGTGACGAACAAGGTCGTCGTCCGGGAGGAGCAGGTGGCGGCGGTGTACTCGCAGCTCGGGGAGCGGTTCAGCGCCCGGCACATCCTCGTGAGCAGCCGCGAGGGAGCCGAGCAGGCCTTCGCGCGCATCAAGGCGGGCGAGGAATTCGGCGAGGTCGCCCGCCAGCTGTCCCGGGCCGCGACGGCGAACCGCGGCGGCGATCTCGGGATCGTGCAATGGGGGCGGCTGGACCCGACGCTGGAGAAGGCCCTGTGGGCGCTCGGGCCGGGGGACACGAGCGAGCCGTTCGAGTCCGAGGAAGGGTGGAACCTCCTGCACGTGACGGACCGGACATCGGAGGAGCTTCCGAAGCTGGGGGAGGCGCGTTCCCGGATCCGGGCCACCCTCGTCCAGCGGTTGACCAGGGCGGGGGCCGGGGCGCTCTTCCGCCGGCTCATGACGCAGTCGGGAGCCGTGATCGACGAGGCGCCCCTGGTCGCCGCGCTCGTCGCGGCCCCGGGGGCAGGCTCGGCCCCGACGGCGGTCGTCGTGGATGCCGCGGGTGAGCGGATCACCGTCGACCGGGCCCTCAAGCTCGTGAACGTCGAGGCCGCGAGGAAGCTGCCGCCGGACCGGATGCGCCGGCAGGCGCGAGGGGTGCTCGAGGCGGAGGTGTTCAGGATCCTCCTCGAGAAGGAAGGCTTGGCGCGCGGCTATGGGGACACGCCGGCGGTGCTGCGCGAGCTGGACGAGGGCACGGACGAGGCGATCTTCGAGCATCTGCTCGGCAGCGTGGTGCTGGCCAGGGTGCAGGTAGGCGACGCCGAGATCGAGGCGTATTACCGGAGCCACGCCAAGGAGTACACCGAGCCCGAGGCGATCCAGATCTCCGCCCTGCTGGTGGAGGGCGAGGACGAGGCGCAGGAGGTCCTGCGGGAGCTCCGCGGGGGAGCGGAGCTCGGGGCGCTGGCCCGGAGACGGTCCAAGGACCCGTCCACGGCGGCCTCGGGCGGGGAGATCCCGGGCTGGCTGACGCGGGGCAAGCTCGACCCCGCCGTCGAGGCGGTGGCCTTCTCGCTGAGGAGAGAGGGAACGCTGGGAGTCGCCAAGGTGTCGGCGGGGTATTTCGTGGTGCGGCTGGAGCGGCGCCGACCCGAGCGAGTCAAGCCGCTGGACGAGGTGAGGGAGGCGGCCAGGACAGCGGCTCTCCGCCAGCGTTCCCGCGAGGCGGTGAAGGGCTGGGTCACCAAGCTGCGCCAGGCCTCGACCATCGATGTGGATGACGCCGCCATCGATCGCGCCATCGCCTCCTACGAGGCGTCTGCCGCGGAGAGGGCCCGGAAGGCCGAGGAGATGGAACGGGCGCACGGCGGCCGGGCGGCGCCGAAGCGATGA